Below is a genomic region from Henckelia pumila isolate YLH828 chromosome 3, ASM3356847v2, whole genome shotgun sequence.
TCTAATAGAAAAAAAGTATTTCAATCTTGCTTCTAACTTTTGGTTAAAAATTACATAAGTTGAAGATATTCACAAATACCTCAAAACATTTCTATCAAGCTAGAATCAAGGAAGTATTTCGTAGAATTGAATCTCTCTCAAACATTCATTTACAAATGCAGCAGAGATTGAAAATTTTTTTCTGCATCAACCATGTAAAAAATTGCCCCAATTATTGATCTCGCGTTGTAAATTAGAATATCAACTTGTTTTACTTTGAAAACCACCTAATGGATGTTGCAACTTTGTTAAATGCAGAAAGTTATGTTAGAATTTCTCTTCGATCGAATGACCTGCGTTGAATTATATTACCACATTTACAAAATATGTCTATAGtgaatatgttttgtttttgaaGATCAAACTAAAATACATTAGCCATCATGATATCTCCACTAAAATAGGTTTCCATGATATCTTCCGTGATGGCCCTAGAGAGACGACAAAATTATGCACATCATTGCTAACAAATGTGGCTAATAGAAAGTTTTTCGCCTTGATTTGCTGATAAAAAAGGTTcacttattttttaagaaaaatggaAGGTGGACCATGAAGGTTACACATATGGTTATATGTTTTTGATATACAAAACTATCTCAAAtacatttttaaattaaaaaagttATGTTGATCTTTCAATTAAAGTGCATTTATTTAGAATGTtttgtaattttatataaaggtAGTGTATaacatttattaaatatatagcataacttattttttaatatatatatcacaaatAATAACACGTTTTTAGaacggaaaaattaattaatagatCCAAAAGCGGACAAGtatgtttttttttaccaaCTTAAGATTGTGTGTGTTTTTGAATCAGATTCCGACGTAACATGcatgataataaaaaaaacgaaaaatttTCTTTCAAACATGATAACGCAAATTAAAAAGACTTGAGGGAGCCGAAGAAACATAATACACAGCTAGCCACCAATCAATCTATTGCTACAAATAGTTAAAAGTTATCTATTATAATATTCTATTATATATCTTGTCCTGTATATAAAAAATCTACTCATTAgacatcatttttttatttatcaaaattatctttatgtgatatagatattataattttgtttttttctttaattttaatatttcaaattgcagtttagtccctcgataatttttacaactatgatatatattacttttatttgaatataaatcaaattaattacaaaaatattataaaaatacgCAACGCATGCATCAATACACTAGTATTATATATAAGATGAGTATGTTATACTACCTTTGAGgacaccaaaatattttatttcataattatcattttttatCCACTATTACACTAAAAACATCCCATAGcttcattatttaattttttaaaaaaaaactatatataaaaaattttcttttacgCACGCAAAACGTGTGTATTTTTCACTAGTACACGAGTATTCACTACTAACATCActcaaaaaaaaaggaaaaaatggaaaagtaaaaaaaaaaagaaagagagaaagaaagaaagaaaaaggaaagaatGAAATAGAGCACCAATTAATTTTGAACTGGCCGGCCGCATAACAGAATAAcaataattcaattattttctcatatttaatttaaagttgGCAAGAACTTTTTCGGGGAGTAGTATATGGTATCCCAACCGGACAGTGCCCGGGTGGTGATGATTCGGGCCGTTGATGCCGGCAGATCGAGCACTAGACTGAGCCCTTTTTCGGATACCTTGCTCTCTCTTGACCCAGACTCCCACGTCTACTTTAGCTTTAATTTGTTTGCTTTTATTCCCTATAAATACCTAAACATTGTAAATGACGCGACATTTATTGATACTGcactaatattttatatattgtttTGTAGAGTCTATTAATTACCAGAGAGAAAGAAATACGATGTCCTCACACATGAACACAATATCCAATAAAAAAGAGATTCAACATTTTAGTCACGGTCATCCATTGATATACACCGAAGCTCATGAAAATCCCAGGAGTCTTTGCAAAGCTTGCGGGGTGGCATTATTATCGAGTCCTTGTTATAGTTGTAGCGAAGATTGCGATTTCTCCCTACACCAAACATGCGCAGTACAATTGATCCCATCCGGGAACCGTAAGTTTGGAAATAGTAACCATGATCTTAAATTACTAGCAGTGCCACCCCATGAAAATTGCAAATGCGCTAAATGTGACAAATTATGCACTCTGTTCACTTACGAACGAGCATTCGCATCGTGAAACATTTTATCTTCACTGCCAATGTGCTTTTTCTTTGGAGATCAACAATATCAAGCACATTAGTCATCGTGAACACTCATTGGTTGCCCTTTGCAAGGAAGCTGCTTCCTTGCTATGTGATGCATGTGGGACAGAAAGAAAGGGGACATTCTTTTCTTGTTCAAAGTGTTGTTTCCAGATTCATCAGGATTGCTGCTTATTGCCCACTATTgcaaagataaatcaagatggTCATCCTCTCGCACTATTTTATTCTCTTTCGGACacttattttagatttatggattGTCTAATTTGTGACAACAACTTATCCTTGAGCTTCGGTGCATAAGTTTGTGGAATTTGTGATCGTGGGGCTCATCTACATTGTGCAGCATCAGAATTAGAAGAGCCAGGTGAAAACTACATACGTGCTttcattgattttaatttgtttcAATCTTACAAATTTTGACACCGGCCCCCCTCTACACTTTATTAGTTTATTACATGAAAAACTGCAATTTTCGTCTTTTatatttgtcattttgcgatttcggtcctctatatttttatatttcagttttagccctgcatgtttcaatttttggtaatttcagtcctttttatttgaaaatgttGACGTGACACTTGACACGCCATCTCCACATCAGCATTATATTAGTGTCACAtcagaaaaaggactaaaattgccaaaaaaagtaaaaacagaggactaaaattgaaatatgaaaatataaaggaccaaaatcgcaaagtgacaaactaAAAAAAAACCATTTTATTATTGTGGCAAATGTGATCAATCATTTCACGTAAATTGCATTCCTTCTACTGGGAAGTTGTCGAAGATCAAGTTTGGACGCAACATTGATCTACCAAGAAATGTTCATGATCATCCCGTGACTCTGACTCGTATGCTTACCATGGGAAGCCAAAGGTGCGGCTACTGCAAGGATATGATTCAAGGTTTCATAGATGATATGGCTTTTCATTGCTCAATGTGTGACTTTTGGATCCATTTTGAATGCACAAGGAGACAGTGTTGACTATGATATTATATAtggatgatatatatatataatgatttatgaaaatttaaacTTCGTTTTTGTTTCTAATctaattttgaaattatatcttgctatctttgattgttttcttttcttgatttatagaaattaattctaaccactgtttttatttctttttaatgaaaaattaaaTGATCATAACGTTTTGTAATATGATTACTAAATAATTAGCATTCTTCATACTTTAAATAAGATCGAGGAATTAATATTCTAGAGAAGTTATTGAGAAATATCAACACATGAACATATGATTATGAATATCTATTGATAATTaagtaataatatatatatatatatataatatttatctcCTGCATACCAATGTACAGAAATTTTGTGTGCGACATGATTTTCGCGCAAACATCTAAGATGTTCACGCGAACatctgatttttattttcaaatgttCACGTGAACATCTCAGATATTaaatgttcgcgcgaacatcacgCGATGCACACAAAATCCATGCACACTGATGTGTAGAGGATCattactctatatatatatgtgagcAACAAAATTTGCATAAAGGCATATATATAattgaagaaaaatatattttggcaacataaattcaaaataaatcaaataaataaatatcataGAGGTAGATTACTGGCAAAGTATTTTGAACAGTGCCACATGGACAAGAGAATATATTCACACCAAATTATTTCTAATAAACAAATTCACCCTTGGTGAAATATGTAAATTGGCCGGGGCAATatgaagaaaataataaaataagaaaaaagggAATTGAATATACATAACTTGGAGGTTCAGATTACCCCCAaattgtcaaaatcattttcaTCGACGGCAAGCCAATCATTTGAATCTTCACTCCCTGATTCTTTATCAGGTAAAGAAGATTGACCAGCCTTTTTTTTGCTGGCTTGATCTCCAGAGTTCTCATTTAATTGAATCCATTCATTGGCTTCACCCTTGTCGCTGTTCGATAGTCTAGATCCCAAAATCTTTTCTGATAGGCAGTAGTAGTCATCTTCCAAATCACTAAATGAGATCGTGTGCTGCATGTAGCTTTTACCTCCTTCCGAGATATGCCCTTTATCAATCCCATGGTTAGTCTCGGAATTCTTGGAGTGGTTTTCTGATGTTTCTTGCATCGTGTTACTTCTATTTTGCAGTTTCTTTAAGATAGCCTCTCTAGCTTCAATGACCTGCGGGGAACTAAATATTAGTGTACACAGATTTGCAACTCTTTCATGGTGACTAATGGACGTACAAACACAAGAATGCTGGAAATCCACTGTTACAAGAAATTGTTCTATATTATGAAAAACTAAGTGAAAGAAAAATGCAAAAAGAAACCATCCTTGATATCCTCAACAAATGaaagcaaataaaaataattgccATATATCTCAATAATGATTCAAATTCAGAGAATTTAAAGTGACTGAGAGAGAGCAAATCAGATTCTGTTCGTTTTTAGGTGTTATTGTACTATACACTGGATAATCATTGTCTGATAGAGAGCAGCATTTCAAGGGAACATAACACGAGAATTCCCATAATGGTAATTGTGTAAAGCAATCATCAACGCATCGTCTAGAGTTTAAACAtactttctttaaaaaaaatttcaacagaGCTGAGAAGGTGCGGATCTTGTATATGTTATATCTTATAGGTTAGACCCAAGAAGATATGATATAGGAAATATCCATATCTGCATTAaggaaaatataaaatataaagcaAAATGTTAGATAAAGCAGTCTTGCCTGTGGGGATGAAAGAAACTTCAAGTCTTCCTCACTTAATCTGggaaaaagtaaaataaaatagataatcCAAAATTTCCGTTCACTAATTTGACTGGAAATTTTCCGCCTTAGTGTCGCAAGCTCAGGCACCAAATAGTCGATATCTGCAGCATGATCTCTTTGATAGTCTGACATATGAAAGTCTGCAACAGAATATTTCCGAGTTCAGGACCAACTCATACACCATTCTCAGGAAAAATTATTTGCACTGATGACCATGGATTCTACGCAACACTATATAGTATTATTTACAGTAAAtgcaattatttttaattcgcAAACAAAAATATCAACACTATATAATACTGTTAGCCACATTAATGACTTCGACTACTAATGACTAGCAAAAAACAATCATAAACACTGTTATATGTTACAGTTTCGCAAGAATGCCAAGCCAGGGGTTCTTTTTAGTATGATATtgatttttgggttattttTTGCTCCTTTCTACACTTATGTCACATTTACAGactgaaaattatttgggctttacatgcaaaaaattttgattttagggTAAACCTGTCTCGCTGGGATTTCTCAAAGATTATAACTATTAGTTTATTACTTAAATTCTAACTACAGCTGCACAACCGTTAATAGTGTGataagaaaaagaaaactaaaatttgcataAGTATTACCATACCATCTGCTAAAGAGACAGGAAAATCAACCCACAATTCTGGCCGTGTAGATAGTTTCCTTGCAAAATCCACCACTTCTTCTGTAATTCCCACTGCATCCTCCTCCTCACCATAATCCTCATCATCGAGTTGTCCTTTTAAGTGAAAGAAATTGGAGGTAAGCTTGGAGGAAATTAAAGCGAGACCTGATTTAAAAGAGCCCCGAATTTCCGCCAAATCATTCTTAATCCCGGCAATTGCATCCACAGAACGAGAAGAGACCACCGAACTCGGACTCCCTTCCCGCGGAGCAATAAAGGCGGCGACACCGCGGCACACACCGGAGAGATCAACCTTCACGGTGGATGCAGCAGTTATGGGCGAAGAACATGTAGGTGAGGTGGGATTGTCGTAATTGGAGTCGGGATCGCAGCTATGATTGGGGTGGAAAAGGGAAGGAATCCAAGATGACATCTTTTTTTCCCCAAATTTGTGTTTAGGGTTTTGATATTATTCCTTCGTTTATATACCTTCCATTGAAactaaactttttttttttttttgaaagggaAACTAAACTTTTTAAAGGAAAAAGATTTTATTCAAATTGATTCAAATTTCAAACTTATCAAATCTTACctgcttttattttatttatatttatatttatatttatatttatatcagTGAAGTATACTTATCGATGCAAATTTATCTAATATTTTCTTTATAACATAATCTATGATATTATCTGATTTCGGAACATATTAATTATAAACTatcatgtaatatatatatatatatatatatatatatatatatatattgtgtattTGTACAGTATTTTTTTATCGATAATTATTGTTGAAGTTAGATTAATGTTTAAATTATGAATAAGCTGTATGaaaactatttttaatttttttttataatgagCAAAATTATTGTGTTGATAAtgtactatttttttaaaaaaaaaaaaaagcaatgataatataatttttttcgtGAGAAGATGATAGTATTAccatttgaaaaataatttgGTTTAGTGTGATAAGAATTAATATCATTGTTGTATTTTTAATAAACAACACACACGGTACAGAAAAATATCAATGTTgttttaaaaaacacaaaaactatTGTTAAGACGATCTTATGGGTCAATTTTATTGACGAATTTCTCGTGAGACAGAATCTTTTGTTTGAAAACATCGATAGGGTTGACTTGTCGCACGAACAAAAATacattatacaatctcaaaagAGACACActcttttaaaaattgttgtatCAAGAGAccaaattagaaaaaaaaaaaaaaaaaaaacacacacacacacacacacagagacgcattaattaattttgtaatATATTTTGTCTGGTACTACTATATTGAAATTATTTGAGTAGTAACAAAATCAATTAAATTATGTTAGTTCCTGTCCGGGTCCGATAAACATCCCTTAATTgtgacaaaacaaaaaaaatcgaaCATCCCTTAATTgtgagaaaacaaaaaaaaaaaatcgcttAAATTAAGAATTTAGACTTTTTGATCCCAATGTTAATCTATAATTAACTAACTTAAAAGGAAAAATAGGGATAGGTATGTTAACCATAACAAATACACTAATGTAAACATCTTTTAatcataataattttaaatgtatGTAATATATAAAACGGTGTATAATGAATATACTATTTTACAAGAAAAATGGGTCATATTTCCGTTCATCCATGCAACTGACACCATCATCCCACAAAATTAGGGATGTAAACGAACCAAACTATTTGTGAGTTATTCGGAGTTCGACTGGATAAAAAGCTTGTTCATTAAGCTTATCGAACCGAGCTCGAGCTAGATTTCGAGCTCGATAATTTTAACGAGTCGAGCTTGAGTTCAAAGATATTCGACTCGTGAAGTTGCGAACATGTTCGCCAATAGGCTTGGGAGCtcaagctcggctcgtttaggagGCTCGCTAGCTCGAGCTCGGATCTTTTAGGTGGCTCATCAGCTCGAGCTCGGTTCGTTTAGGTGGCTCACGAATATGTTCTTTTAATTTATATGGTTGGCAAACCCAAGTTCGGTTCGTTTACCTAGTTTGAGTTTGattcttctatatatatatatatatatatatatatatatatatatatatatatatatatgaaatatgttaTATGGTTTGTGATCAAGCTCAAGTTCAAGCTCAAGTTCAAGTTCAAGTTCAAGTTCAAATTCGGCTCATATGTTGAgttgacaaataaaaatattagtattaacACAAATGACATGATTGGAACACAATACTTTATTAagactaataaaaatattagtattaatACAAAATATGAattcttttaataaaaaaaaaagaaaaaatatgaatttacaACACGTAGGGCATTGCCATAATTTGCATTTTTTAACTTGCAGATTATTGTATTAAAATTCTCTgaaaaacacaataaataaaatatttctctatGCGATATTTCCAATGAATGACAATTCAGTCAATAAATttctacaaaataaaataaaaattatatttaaaatatcttaCGAGAATTTAAACTATTTATGATAGAttaataatattcaaaatttttagttaGAAGAAATTTTGATATTATCTGAATTAAATTTGTTGATATATTAAAACTTAACTACTAGGATATATTTGTATATGACgattgaaataaaaattcagtttacaatATAATAAAGAAGTTAACTcaatgtatgtatgtatatgcacaatatttaattaagttatataACACCATTAgagaaacgattccatataatAGCAGATCGCGTTATAACTTATAAGCATGGAcaatgttgaatgttgatttTCTTTAGGGGTGAGCAATTTTTGGCGGAGCCATAATTTCTAAACTATCCGggctaaaattttaaactctagaATTATTTAAACTTTTGAATGAAATCACCCGGGCTACTATAAaattaatctaaaattttcccaaaatcaatatatataaaattttaaaaaaaattcgggccACCCGGGCTAAAGCCCGGGTGAAGCTATATGTGGCTCCGCCACTGGGGGTGAGTCTTCGAAACTTGGGTTTAATACTTTAGTTGGGAGcttcaaattttatttgaaaggtaaaaagagAAACGAAACTTGCATTTTGAGTTTATCAGTTATTTGATCGTTTGATGAAATTTTTAGAATGATAAATACAATTATGTACTATACATTAAACGAAAGTGCACCTTGAACTTCTACAACTTGGAAGTAGTCAAGGTTTGAGGCAGAAATTTACATCTAAAATTGTCTTTGATAAATTCGGAGATTTTGGGGATATAATATGACCTACACAGTTAGTAATGATGTTATAAATTCATAAACAACGAGAATTTGAGATTGGAGGTTGAAGTTTTGGATCATATAGTAAGATAAGATTATAAATTAAGTTAAAGTCATAAATCAATTTTATCGAAAAATTATAAATGAGTaaaactcaaactcgattttaTTTCTATGTTGACAAGCTCGAAAACAAGCATTAATTGACGAGCCTGAAAACTAGTTCACTTAATGAGCCCGAAAATGAACTCACTCAACGAACCGAATTCGAGTCAGACTTGCTTAACATGATAAACGAGATATTAATGAACCAAGCTCGAGTTGCTATATATATTAAAAGAAGCCGAGTTCGAGCCTTATGATGAAAGCTCGAACGGAGCTCGAGCCTTTATAGATTTCAAACGAGGTGAAGCCAAATCAGATATTGTTCGGCTCGGTTCAGGTCATTTACATCCCTGTACAAAATTCCACAAATTTCTCGAAAAacaaggtatatatatatattttttaaaaaaacaaacaaaagaaaaacaaaacgaTGAAGCATCTAATCGTGACTTAAAAACAATCACTTTGACAAATTTTATTCAGCAATACACGGTAAGTTTACCCTCACAGAAGTGTTGCTATTGaatcaaaagaaagaacaagttAACAAATATGAAAGAATTCCTTGCTCAACCGCGGAAGGTACCAACATTACAAGCAAGCCCAAAAATGTTTATTTCCACTTCTCTGATGCAAACAAAAATTATGGCAAATACAATAATTTCTACTTAATTATTACACAATGAATTTCATCTATCTACTTCAAATGCACAACATATGATTACATGAACATCACATATCAGACCAAAATATAAAGCAAGCCTAACCTCGTTTGTATTTTCACTCCTAGAATTTCCGATGAGAAAAGATTTTCTTGTATTTAGATGAGGCCGGAATATGGATTGTAGGCTTGAACCGGCATACCTGAGCCGTAGGAGTGGCCACTGGCAACATGGGCATTTCCAAACGGATTCATGGGTGGTGGTTGTCCCATAATCATCAAAGGTTGTTGCTGTTGTCCCGCAAACATCATTTGTCGTGGATGATACATAAAAGATGGTTGCTGATTCGCCATAGCCCCCATCTGAACAAAATTTGGCGCAGCAACTGCGTTGGAGGCATAGAATGGATCGTGTGCGACTTGTTGTGGCATCATAGAGTTAGCCATTGGAGCTTGATCCCATGGATTGTAACTCACATTCTGCTGGTTATTTCTTCTGATTGCATCTTCATACAGGCTGTCTAACG
It encodes:
- the LOC140892782 gene encoding uncharacterized protein; this encodes MSSWIPSLFHPNHSCDPDSNYDNPTSPTCSSPITAASTVKVDLSGVCRGVAAFIAPREGSPSSVVSSRSVDAIAGIKNDLAEIRGSFKSGLALISSKLTSNFFHLKGQLDDEDYGEEEDAVGITEEVVDFARKLSTRPELWVDFPVSLADDFHMSDYQRDHAADIDYLVPELATLRRKISSQISERKFWIIYFILLFPRLSEEDLKFLSSPQVIEAREAILKKLQNRSNTMQETSENHSKNSETNHGIDKGHISEGGKSYMQHTISFSDLEDDYYCLSEKILGSRLSNSDKGEANEWIQLNENSGDQASKKKAGQSSLPDKESGSEDSNDWLAVDENDFDNLGVI